GAATATTGATGTGTACAattaagtttacaacaacaacaacaaccaagcctttcagtccaaacaagttggggtaggctagagttgaaacccataagatctcgaagccaagtcatggttccggaacgtggatagctaacttccatggctaaatctttgtcgatattccaaaccttcaggtctctcttaacagactcctcccatgtcaagtttggtctaccacgacccctcttaacattctcagGACGCTTTATCCATCCGCTATGCACTcgcgcttccggaggcctccgttggatatgtccaaaccatctgagatgagacgatgttggaccagcttctcttcaatcggtgctaccccaactctcccgtatatcgtcgttccgtacccgatcctttcttgtgtagccacatatccatctcaacatgcgcatctctgctacacttaactgttggatatgtcgtctcttcgttggcTAACACTCCgcgccatacaacatcgcaggtcggatagctgtcctataaaacctgccttttagcttttgtggcactctcttgtcacagagtacgccagaagcttgtcgccacttcatccaaccagccttgattcggtggcccacatcttcatcgatatcaccatccttctgcaacatggaccccaaatatcgaaaagtgtctctctccggtaccacctgcccatcaaggctaacctctccctcctcgtgcctagtagaactgaaactgcacctcatgtattcagttttagttctattaagcctaaaacctttcgattctagagttcgcctccacaactctaactttctattaacccccgttcggctatcatcgagtagcaccacatcatccgcaaagagcatacaccatgggatatctccttgtatatcccttgtgacctcatccatcaccaaatcaaaaaaGATAAGAGCTCAAAGCTGACCCTTGGTGTAGCCCTATTCTAATTGGAAAGTCATCAGTGTCACCATCacttgttcgaacacttgtcacaacattatcatacatatccttgatgggggtaatgtactttattgggactttgtgtttctccaaggcccaccacacgacattccgaggtatcttattataggccttctccaaatcaatgaacaccatatgaaggtccttcttttgctccctatatctctccatcagctgtcgtaccaagaagatggcttccatggtagacctcccaggcatgaaaccaaattggtttttggtcacgcttgtcaaccttcttaagcggtgctcaatgactctcttccatagcttcatagtatggctcatctgcttgattccacggtaattagtacaactttgaacatcccccttgttcttgaagattggtactaaaatactccgcctccattcttcgggcatcttgtttgaccgaaaaatgaggttgaaaagcttagttagccatactatctctacgtctccaaggcctctccatgcctcgatggggataccatcaggacccattgatacgggcatggaggcctatgtggagcccagattcaggactccaccagcttaattatcttagtttatgtaatggttatatgtgggccaattagggtttttattGATTTaagtcagtttggtttgggcctatccaaaccaagttagggaggcccacttgggctggccggccaccactccccctcatataaggaggtggggcggctagggttagggatagctaagtttagactaaagattagggtttaccccattgcgtgtgatcacgtgtatcatccctccgggggtacggcgctgccgtttatctattatattcgctgcgaaggttcttgtgttcatcaaggattgtctagctcgaggtttgaggcgtatcgttcatcgatccgttgcttgctggattcgtttccccttctccaggctgcgttcatcgcgttgttgggaggattcactaccccaggttctcgctgtgaaagatcgggcatcaacctaggtggatctgctgggatcccccttatcatgtggtgtcagctttctgggttgctcacagcGAGGtttttgttgatcgatctcttcggatcggtttgcatcggagaagattggctctaaatcggaggagtttggctctcggtcgaaggaggtgagttggaggaagtttggagtTGTTGTGGTGCAGTTTgcaggtcatccatggctgtttcggaggtcaaaatcgcgaaaaatcaAGGCTGAAATCGGGAAGAAGAGGCAGATTCGCGACGCGATCCGGTCCACAGGCCAATTGACCGGGCCCTTggccggccgggccggtccagaccggaccaTATGCTGGTGCCAACCGGCCGTATACTGAGCCACCCAGCCGCGTTGCCGGTggccaggccggtcagaccgggccctggGTCGGTCataccggcgcacaggccggtccaaccgggccctgggccggcaCAACCGGTccccaggccggtccaaccgggccgggCAGGCTGATGATGTTGTTTTCGTTCAGCGCAATCATCCGGACTTACAATTCCGCATTCTTCCGGGGTGCTGTCATTTCATGGTGATTTTCATGGGAAGCGGTGTGTTTCCGGCAAAAGGTCTGGAGATGTTTTCAATGATTTTCTTGATATATTAGCCGGTGTGTCATTTGCTGAGGCTAAGGTCAAGTGGAAACTTCATCATTATGCATCAGTTTTGGATTATGAGTTGTGGGAAAGTCATATACACCAGGGTTTGCAAAGGTGTGGTATTTATGAGTTCTTGGATGGCTCTACACGGTTGGCACTTGCTGTTCGTCGTGTGGATGAAGAGATACACAATTGGTGGAACAAGGAGATGCGTGTGAAGGGCATTATGGCTGCAACTTGGTTTGATTTTCGGGAATTCTTACGTGCGTGTTTTGTGTTTGGTAACAAGCCTACAATGCATGTGAAGACCCTCAAATAGTCACTTCGGGTTGTGTCACCGACGGTTGAGGTTGGCACGAGGTCGCAGCTatgggcatggaggcctatgtggagcccagattcaggactccaccagcttaattatcttagtttatgtaatggtcatatgtgggccaattagggtttttattgatttgagtcagtttggtttgggcctgtccaaaccaagttagggaggcccacTTGGGCTGACCGGCCACCACTCCCCCTcgtataaggaggtggggcggctagggttagggatagctaagtttagactaaagattagggtttaccccattgcgtatgatcacgtgtatcatccctctggGGGTACGGCTGTCGtgtatctattatatccgctgtgaaggttcttgtgttcatcaaggattgtctagctcgacGTTTGAGGCGTGTAGTTCATCGAtctgttgcttgctggattcgtttccccttctccaggctgcgttcatcgccccaggttctcgctgtgaaagatcgggcatcaacctaGGTGGATTTGCTGGGATCCCCCTTATCACCCATCGCCTTGCCTCCTTTCATCCTCCTTAACGCCTCCTTAACCTCAAACTCCTGGATATGTCGCACAAAGCACATGCTGGTATCATCAAAGGAGTCGTCTAGCTCAATGGTAGAGCTCTCAACCTCTCCATTGTAAAGGTTGTCAAAGTACTCCCGCCATCTACGCTTGATCGCCTCATCCTTCATAAGAAGTTGATCCTCTCCGTCCTTGATGCATTTGACTTCGTTGACATCCCTCGTCTTCCTCTCCCTAAACTTGGCTATCTTATAGATGTCCCTTTCGCCTTCCTTCGTGTTTAAACGTTGGTAGAGGTCCTCATACACCCGACCCCTTGCTTCACTCACCGCCCGCTTTGCAGCCTTCTTCGCCACCTTGTACTTCTCCATGTTAGCTGCACTCCTGTCCAGATATAGGCATCTAAAACAGTCCTTCTTCTCCATAATAACCTTCTGGACCTCATCGTTCCACCACCAGGTATCCTTAGCTTCCCTTCTACTTCCCTTAGTCACCCCAAACTCCTCTACAGCGACCTTCCGCAAGCAAGTAGCCATACTCGTCCACATCATGTTTGCATCGCCTCCTTCCTCCCAAGGGCCCTCCTTAATAACCCTCTCCCTGAAAGCCTGGGATGCCTCACCCTTGAGCTTCCACCACTTTGTTCTAGCGACTTTGGCGCGCTTACCCTGCTGGACACAGATCCTAAAGCGAAAGTCAGCAACCACCAGCTTATGTTGAGGGACAACACCCTCTCCAGGTATCACCTTACAATTTGTTATGGTGCTGCTAGGGGGATGGCGCGagagggccggccgggggccttgcccacggccggtggcaagagggaagggatttccttcttaattcttgcttgattagattgatacatctcctctccatatatagaggtttacttgacccctaagcaaaccataagactaacgggcccaggcccatgacgtactctaacactacACCCCACCTGCAACCTAAACAAACCATGACTTGACGCAACACAACCCTAACACCTAAAAACGAGCCTTTTACATCTCGGCTTGTTTTATTACTCTCAACCTGAAAATGAAAGGGGacgctttattgttgaccccCGAAAATAAAGTGGACACCATTCGCCCGTCGGACATGCACCTGTACAGccacctggatcccatggaaaccAGCGGGACAAAAGGAGCTCGCGCGGTGGCCGGTGGCGGAATGCAGTGGTGCTACGCGGTGCGCTCCTATCGGTGACACCATGCCTTCTCCCCGCCGGATGACTGTCGATGGCACAGACTTTGAGGTTGCTGCCCACGGGAGAAATAGCATGTCCGCCGCCCGTGGGGGAAACCGCACCCCCAAGATCCTCGACGCAGCGGACGAGATCAAGGTCTCTTGCGCAACAAAGCGCAACTTAGAGGAGCTGCAGCTGCAGATCACGCATCTCCCGCACACGCCGACGCACTAGGAGGCCGCGTACAGCAGCCTGCAGCCTCACCGCCGCCGATACGTGGCGGATAGCAATCCAAGACGAAAGCGGTGACGGTGACGAAGGGAAACGGACCTGGTGGAAGGGCATCCCGGacggtgtcgatgtagagcccggGGCCAAGGTCGCTCCCACACCGCCGAAAGTCAGGGACGGCGTCGGTGGCGGCAGCAGCCGCTGTTGCGGTGTTGACAGCAACTGCTGCTGTTGTTGCATCTACCCACCGAACGGCAGGGACAACGTCGGTGAGGATAGCAGCTGCagcggcgttggtggcggcggcagCTGCTGTTGCTGTAGCGTCCCGGTGGGGAAGaaggcagccggctgctggagaaGAGGGACCCCCGGCGCCGAGGTAGGGCCCGGCCCGGAGATGGTGGACAACGGCAGCGGGGCGCAAAGCGGCCGGCGTCGGGTGGCGCGGCAAGAGCAGCGACGGCGTCGGCTGCAACGGCCCGGCGATCGCGGTGGAGGCCGCCTGGTGCGTCGATTGCCACGGCAGCAGCGCCGCCAGCGGCCAGTAGGGACCGGCCAGGAAGAGGCGGATCTCCTGGACAGCAATGGTCAGATCGCGGAGGGCTGCGGTGATCTCGGCCGGGGAGAGAACGGCGGGGACGTCGGAGTGCGGCGACGGCGGGTgggaagaactcggtggagggctggacatgatcgaacccggaaagctgataccaagtgttatgtggctgctaggatttgggagtgagagagagagagagctgcgagggcgcgagaaggccggccggtggccttctgccacggccgggcaagagggaagggatttccttcttaattcttgcttgattagattgatacatctaCTCTCCATATATAaagaggtttacttgactcccaagcaaggcatacttgacccctaagcaaaccataagactaacgggctcaggcccatgacgtactctaacacaATCAATGCAGGCGTGTCTGTCGAGAGGACAAAATCAATCTGGCTAGAGTGTAGACCACTACTGAACATCACTAGATGGGATTGTCTCTTCCTAAAGATAATAAAATATAATAAGCCTCCTTTGCTTGAATTAATAATGCTTGTGCTTTAGCTGATAAAAGAGTAAATAGCCCACTATGAATGAAATTAAGATGCAGCAGGATATAGATGTGACTGGAATTCACCTAACCTTGACCAATGAGCTGAAAAAATAGTTCGACCATGATATCCTGTTAGAGTAGAAACATGCTGCCTGAAAGAAAATAATAATCAACCTGTTGAGGGATGGTGTAGAAAGATGCTAGAGTGGCAATATAACTGCTACACAATTTACAAAAAAGTCAACTCATAGTCCTTAAACAACCCTCAGTTAGAACAAACAAGTAATTCCTCTGTTCACAATTTATGGTATAAAACGGAGCAAAAGTTTACTCAATGTAAGTATTACTATTCGATGATAATAGCAGCAAAAATGAGTGCATCCAACTTATACAAGTTCTGCTGCAAATAAGAATGTACACTAGGATATATACCAAACAACAACTTCTCTGTGAAGAACAAGCACATCCTTGACTATTAGTTTACATCTGTCCGGACTGTCCCAGGGAGtaaatttgtatacaaatgccgaGATATGCCAGATTAATAATAATAGAAAGCACAACAATATGCTTGCGATTTACTAATGCATAGTTGAATTTTTGGAGTGGGGACTAAACTATGAATTACCACAACTTGTCTTCTTCTGCAGCATATCTTTTAGGCACAGTTGTGTTATTTCCGTGTTATTGAACTTATTATACaaaaaaatggaaggaaaaaatgaaCAATGCTGCCCAAATAGAGACTTGTGTATAAATAACAAAATTCTTACCAAGATTCATGACCTTCTCCAGTCTCTGGTTGCGACAAATCAATACTTGTGTCCCAAATTTTCAAAGTACAGTCATCACTGGATAAAAAGTATATGGCGTTAGTAACTTCTCTATGGCCTGGCTAGAGCACATGAATTGAGCAGTGTTAAAGAAACTGGGATAATACCAACAGAGCATCAGAGCTCAGGACATCATGCAAAAAGAGGGATACTAATCCAGCATTGTCGAACGAACCTGCATGTGACCATCCTATTTCCTTTCTGATTAAAAGATATTGACCATACTGTTGAGGAATGACCACTGTAATCAAGAAGATCAATTGCAGCAGAGAAAAGAACCCATAATTAGTTAAGTACTAGAGCCAGAAAGAACAGTCAATGCTCAGTTTTGAGAGAAAtaatgtccatcaacaattgaagTGAACAAGCAAATGTAGATGTGCTCACCTAGttcttttcgcaaaaaaaaaaaagatattgCTCACCTATTTCTGAAGATGAATCGCAGAAAGTGGATAATATTATCCAAACAAGAtgaaaccatataaagataatccTAATAGTTAATATGAACAGAACACGAACAAATTACTATGATTGACAATTTGACATATAATCCCAAGTTATGTTTTAGCAAAGTGGGAACTTGAGAAAATGCAAGTATAATAATCATATGATATTTCTACCAATACAAAGAGCACCAGTTGGATGTGATACTATTCATCTGAATGTCCATATAAGAGGGTATGGTCGTAGAGCAAAACCTTTCATCCAAACAAAAAAATCAACAGCCAACTCATAAAATGGACAATTTTCATGCATCACATCTTGTTTATAATCAACGGGGCCACATAAGCTGGAATTTCGTGTGGATGCACTAGTTAAATATTTCAATTAAGTAAGTCAAAACATACTATACCATAAGCTAGTACAGGTCTTATCAAGCACAGGATAGCAGAACTGGCTTGGACCACAGAGCCTGATTACCAGTTGTCGGCTTCAGTTAATGTCTGTACACAATGCCACTCATCATTGCCATCATCAGCCCAGACCTACATCGAATCTTCCATATTATGTCAAATAAATACTACAAACCAAATTGAGCAAGAGCACACCCTTTTTGCCCACCCCAAGCCTAAAATTGCAAGACATCCAACAAAAATTATGCAGACCAAACTAATGTATTTGCATTGGTTCATGTGATTGTTTCAAATTAATTACCTTGATCGTATTGTCATAGCTGACAGAAACCAGAATATCAAGGATCGGGTGCCACTGGACCATCTTCACATCCTGAGTGTGCCCCTGCAATACGGCAACACACTCGTACTCGTTCCCTGGCTGCATCTCCCATATCCACACAGCCTTGTCCCGGCTGCATGTTGCAAGCAGCGACCCAGACTGGCTCCACGACGCACTCTTCACTTCATTCTCATGCCCCTACGCATCGGCAACAGAGTCAGCATCCACAGGTAACCAACACTCCAAACAGCAGACAGCGATAACACCGAACGAGAAAACCAAATTCAGCAGAAATTTCACCTCCAGTGTGGCGACGCACTCAAAGTCCCCACCAGAGTACTCCCATATGGCCGTCGTGGCATCGAAGCTTGCTGTGGCCAGCAGCTTTCCGTCGGGGGACCAAGCGCAGGACCTCACCGTGCGGTTGTGCGTGTCTTCGAGCACATCCTAATCAAACGGACCGGACGTAAGATAAGGAAATGAGTTACCGCAATGTGGACCTCTAGAAGATAACTAGCCTGGCCTTTACCGTGCACTGCCACCCGCCGTCGGGAGCTCGCTTCCAGATCCGTACCGTCTTGTCGCCACCGCAGGAGGCGAGGACGGGGCTTTCGCCGCCGCCCAGGTTTGGGTTCCAGGCGAGTGCCCACGCGCGGTCGACGTGGCCCGTCAGGCGGTGGGTCTCGCGCAGCTCCACCGCGCCGCCTCTGCCGTCCATGGCCTGCTCGCCAGTGATCGCTGGTGCCAAGAGTTCCAGGCTGGGCGAGAGTCACCGATGAGGGGTGTACAAAGAGAGCAGAGAGGGGCAGCAGATGCGGTGAGAGGCGGCGACCagcgaggagagagagagagaggatgggGGGATTACCGGATACCTAGAGGCGAGGGTTTACTCATGGCCTGGGGCTGTGGGAGTCAACTACatctgggcatgggcagcccggcccggacgGCTCGGCCCGACCCAGCCCGGGATTTTCGGATCAGGTCGGGCTTGCACTTCGGGCCCGGTTCGGGCCTGAAATCTGAGCCCAAACGTCGGGCCAGGCCGGGTTCAGGCCTTCATTTTTGTGCATTTTAGCCTGGTCGGGCCGGGTTTTTTTTTCTCGTTCGGGCCGGGTTCGGGCTTAATTTATAGGCCTGACGGTAGGGCTGGGCCGAGCTCGGGCCTGACTTTTTACCCGcggtgatgtggtctaagaccccgtttgtggcccgatcttgcggttgacccgaaatccaaaggagggagagagggagagcgcgatgaacacgaagaacacgaggaactcacgcacgcacaccaacccgatacaatcgattacttacccccgtggctcgatggaccacgccaatagaatcaaccagaaagagacgcgcggtagaattccgagcggagagattggtgagggagatgaatctaggagtgggagagagagtgggtggcactagaatctcacacaccaaatccaatcatccaacaagggtagccttgatacaaagggggtgaaaccctagggagacaaagctcaaatccatATCTAAgtctaaatcttgtctaaggagtaaaggggatgacctaggtgcttatatagaggtacaaggcgactTGGGGCGAATAGGTACGCGGTGGACCGACTCGGGCAGTTtccggtcgagtcgaacccgtgaaatccggtcaaccgggcgccaaccgggcctgggaccggacggcctggtgccagggccggtcaacccggcgccagaccgggaagttcgcaaaagtcCCTCTGGTTGGCGTCGATACGACGCCCGGTTGTCACCGGGGTGGATTCGGTTTGGGGCCCGGTCTggccggccctgggaccggcctggccggcctggggcccggttggccggcctttgggccggctgggcctcttcttcctcttccttcttctcttctttccttcttcttcttctctcttccttgcaccatgggagttccttctctcttggtccttgtcaatgtcggcacctatagacaccatgataataggcatgaggtagcataccattcaagttggtgttgaggtcgaccatagagaggaaagagttcaccttgacatgtatggcgggggtttgtgttgttggtccacttgggggactccttggccatggtgtagcgtcgacgataggcggggctgcacttgacggtcttgaggtggaggtgtccgaaagccaccccgcatcatctccccccccccttggggaagagtcgtcctcgactcttgttcctcctcaacgatgatgtaggccatgacggttctcccatgtagtaatggatggacaaagtcgcggtcgaagaagaacttggggaaaaacaacttgcgagtggaaagcttgtggatgccaatttggtgatcggcgaacaagaggctctcaatcaaatacgaagcatcaagtcgtttctccaagaggcatttggcaaaaatgggaaccaaaagagtgtcgatgtatccaaaatttggtagggcaaaaatttgtgcaagtaaaggtttgctttgtaaagtgtcaaaaatgtgatgtgtagcattgtcccacacaaatggaacaatcaaaaggcaagtaacagcggcaaaattgtgggcaaaattgttatgtgcaatggcaaagagatggaaacttcgagcttgggaaagtatggttggcgtgagccgagtgtgaatatcctcaagtgtcaaaggatCCATTTCAAATGCCATAGATAAAACGAGAAgttcaaagaagagcaactttttgtgtgatatgtggcacaagatgcataaggtgtctctctcatgtatgacatggtccttgagattgtcGGAGTGTGTGAttaaagcatcaagacatacaacaaccattgtgccaacaagatgtgtcaagctatgttgcataagaggcaaaagaggtgatgaGGAATTGGGCCAAACCGAAAGCTCGACAAGGCATGTCGGTAACACATGAGGGCGGAGGCTTTTGGGAACATACCCATtggtgtgaatcccatgggttggatcacgtatctcgtccttgttggggtagctctcaattgcgcgttttgtgcgctcatgctccgtagcggtggaagttgtcattcggatacctatacacacaaaagagaaaacaaaaaagcgtgtgtgcatggtagaggaacacatcatccatcatgatgttccatgtcttgtgcacatcaccattagtgtcaagcaagatagtatgaaatgcatggcgatggtgcatatggcaagaaggtgcattcatggcatgtggtagctcatgatcatcaaaaagggagaaggctatgggggccatctcgtggacaatgaaataagcattcttgcataccaagcataagaaagagcaattgttcacaatcttggatgtaaggatcatggaatagtgtaaacattttgggcatagcatgttcaacattttatcattgttgtcgacaaccctatggaaagagcaagtgttcatcaagggtgtcacaacacaaacaTGATAATTATCGTTAGTATGGCAAACAAGCGTGGAAAAagtgaaactctcgtagcatggtatggtcatggtatcacaagcaatcaatttcacatgatcaacaatgttatcaagcaaagcatcacatggtgtcgttgcctaatcgacgatacctcggaggagggatcctcacgagggggagaagaagtaggggccatagggcggagtgcacacgggacggtggtacgcgatttacccagcttcggaacacctgcacgatgacagggcctactgctgcttgtctggaattatctgggcgctttcgcgatgttacaatgagttgaggttgtgcctctagggctcccgggatccggcttataaaggcgcacagatctagggtttacatggagagtcctagccggatacaggttgcctaactacggtacaatatcttgccgtgcacgttaaggatctgccttcccatctatgtcgtaccggatccgggttccttactGGGCctacatggatccgggttcctcctcaaggtcggtcggatccggctccctctgcctgggccggacttcatccgtcaggatcaacagcaactgggccgcccgatgggccacatgccacatcaccatctgtgggccacccgggcttgccggatctaagcactatcgatggtacacctatgaagtatacccacaaaagtagcccccagagttctccgagtttcgcctgctgtTTTCGCCTTGCTAGCCCATCATGATCTCCAGcaatgttggtaacgcggagaaacttgaagaactccaatcttcttattttcttctttcccaacctttagtcggaaaatattcccatcctgcgggacttcacccATCGACGGTTCAAGACacgtttccgggttactcccctgcttgcgaatgagaGCTGTTTATCTTCGCGCGATTACCCGGAATctcaaaagactcaaacggttccgccaattctggcgccattttcgcgcgatttgcgcggtaacttatccttagccatttttaccgtttagggttttggacacgtgtcacgcatccaacggtgcgacgcttgcgttccgaccacaggatgcggagcacgaatctcgtccctccggcctataaatatccaccgtcaaccctaacttctcattcacccccctttctcacctctctgcgaagcgccgcccgcgagctcctcctccgccgtgccggaacccgccggaaaactcgccggagcatcaccggagtggtttcaccaccgtggtgttcatcgttttcttaactccggcgagccaccgaacgaaaacctcgtcgccggcgactccggccACCGCGGAATCCATTACGGTAAGTTCTCCGAGCTTCGACCCTTCGCCGTAGCTCCTTAGGACGAAGACGTGGATCCGACTAAATCTTGATTTTCCGCGATCTTTTCTGTCTTCAGATGTCTTCCGCGACTCCGCCTCCGACCTCTGAACCCATCATGGCGATGCCACTCTCCTCTGCCCCTCCTCCCTTCGTTCCAGTTCAGCTGGATCCCactaaggattccggcaaggacacCGAAGGCACCTCAGCTCTCCCAGAGAAAACCTCCGGAGCGGAGCAGGCAGAAAAGAAGGCGGAAGAAATCGCCGCCAAGAAGTCCAAGGCCCGCCAGCGAGACTCGGAAtccaaagggaaatggtggccctgcaccaccacagaGACCGAGCTGAAGAACTTGGAGGGGgaaggcttcctgcaacccggaagctggaggacagTTCCGAATGCCTTAGCTCCAGCCCCCCaagacaacgagatggtgctgacgaaagcgctagtggagcgaggcttctcatttccgccttcggacttcttctcGAAAATCCTGAAGgtatatgggctccagccccacaacatctctccgaacagcgtgcttgcaatcagcaaccacgtcaccctctgcgagggccatctccgggtacctcCCGAGCTCTCCCTGTTTCAGTATTACTTTTCCgttaagaaggagaagatccgccagtcCTCCGAGCTGGCGacgtgcggatccatcacctttatGATCCGTCCTGGCCGCGTCTACCCtcataccgaccgccacgaatccgcgcggtactggtctgggggtttcttctacttgaaggacgtctccgacccggcgagTGAAAGGAGATtgccgccgttcaagaactgccccgccaccgaggttCCGGCATGGACGCATTGCCCCCACCTCTCCGAATCGCCCCAGCTGACTCGCGccgttaggcggatctgcaagctcacggaggaggggctgacaggGAA
This region of Lolium perenne isolate Kyuss_39 chromosome 2, Kyuss_2.0, whole genome shotgun sequence genomic DNA includes:
- the LOC127333438 gene encoding protein CIA1, producing MDGRGGAVELRETHRLTGHVDRAWALAWNPNLGGGESPVLASCGGDKTVRIWKRAPDGGWQCTDVLEDTHNRTVRSCAWSPDGKLLATASFDATTAIWEYSGGDFECVATLEGHENEVKSASWSQSGSLLATCSRDKAVWIWEMQPGNEYECVAVLQGHTQDVKMVQWHPILDILVSVSYDNTIKVWADDGNDEWHCVQTLTEADNCGHSSTVWSISFNQKGNRMVTCSDDCTLKIWDTSIDLSQPETGEGHESWQHVSTLTGYHGRTIFSAHWSSEDFIASGAGDDAICLFVEEKSSMVEGPSYRLILKKEKAHDMDINSVRWCPQDPRVLASASDDGTVKLWELRGNILA